Proteins from a genomic interval of Poecile atricapillus isolate bPoeAtr1 chromosome 1, bPoeAtr1.hap1, whole genome shotgun sequence:
- the DYNLT3 gene encoding dynein light chain Tctex-type 3, with amino-acid sequence MEEFHPHNDEMIFNADEAHNIVKECIESVLGKADYNHNKVNQWTAAIVEQSLTHLVKLGKTYKYIVTCAVMQRSGAGLHTASSCFWDTTTDGTCTVRWENRTMNCIVNVFAVAIIL; translated from the exons ATGGAGGAGTTTCACCCCCACAACGATGAG ATGATCTTCAATGCTGATGAGGCCCACAACATTGTTAAGGAG TGCATAGAAAGTGTTTTGGGCAAGGCAGATTATAATCACAACAAAGTCAACCAATGGACTGCTGCTATAGTAGAACAGTCGCTGACCCATCTGGTGAAACTTGGGAAAACCTATAAGTACATTG TTACCTGTGCAGTGATGCAGAGGAGTGGAGCTGGTCTCCACACAGCAAGCTCATGCTTCTGGGATACCACAACTGATG GAACCTGCACAGTGAGATGGGAAAACCGAACCATGAATTGCATTGTCAATGTGTTTGCTGTTGCTATTATCCTGTAG